In a single window of the Massilia oculi genome:
- a CDS encoding type II and III secretion system protein family protein, protein MNQSFNKTLLASSLTLALAMQAGLASAADCIDLRSDAAPRLELVRGKSVIKRFCTPASQVTVGDPKVANVVVPNSGEVVIVARSVGTTNLIVSGRDKRSTVIDIAVGLDTLALRSQFDTLFPQEKDVRIGSSGNALILSGMVSDAAVASQLVELATAFQAAAAPSGTDAGAGVGAAAGSPSPSGVGAPPAAAGGASTASTGAKVLNMLSIAAPQQVMLEVKIAEVSKSLVDQLGAKAGYTKTNGSWTYGVVSSLLSGGAGSIGGVGTGIKELTIDGEKRDGLVKILAEPNVMAVSGQEASFLAGGKIFIPVAQSSGGGTPTITLEEKEYGVAVKFTPTVLAGGRINLRVAPEVSELNREGIGISAGGSGNASAILPSFTTRRASTTVQLLDGQSFAIGGLIRNNVTSNIKRFPFLGEVPVLGTLFRSSDFQNDRTELVFIVTPRLAKPMEAVPALPTDHYVQPSRTEFLLGGQHEGKRATATSKE, encoded by the coding sequence ATGAACCAATCGTTCAACAAGACCCTGCTGGCTTCGAGCCTGACCCTGGCGCTGGCCATGCAGGCCGGCCTGGCATCCGCCGCTGACTGCATCGACCTGCGCAGCGACGCCGCTCCGCGCCTGGAACTGGTGCGCGGCAAGTCGGTCATCAAACGCTTCTGCACGCCGGCCAGCCAGGTCACGGTGGGCGACCCGAAGGTCGCCAACGTGGTGGTCCCGAACTCCGGTGAAGTGGTGATCGTGGCGCGCAGCGTCGGCACGACGAACCTGATCGTGTCCGGCCGCGACAAGCGGTCGACCGTGATCGACATCGCCGTCGGCCTCGATACCTTGGCCCTGCGCAGCCAGTTCGACACGCTGTTCCCGCAAGAGAAGGATGTGCGCATCGGCAGCAGCGGCAATGCCCTGATCCTGTCGGGCATGGTGAGCGACGCCGCCGTCGCCAGCCAGCTGGTGGAGCTGGCGACCGCCTTCCAGGCCGCCGCTGCGCCGTCCGGCACCGACGCAGGCGCCGGCGTTGGTGCTGCCGCAGGCAGCCCGTCGCCGTCCGGCGTCGGCGCTCCCCCGGCGGCGGCAGGCGGCGCATCGACCGCGTCCACCGGCGCCAAGGTGCTCAATATGCTGTCGATCGCCGCCCCGCAGCAGGTCATGCTCGAAGTGAAGATCGCCGAGGTGTCGAAGTCGCTGGTCGACCAGCTGGGCGCCAAGGCCGGCTACACCAAGACCAATGGCAGCTGGACCTACGGCGTGGTTTCGAGCCTGCTGAGCGGCGGCGCCGGTTCGATCGGCGGCGTCGGCACCGGCATCAAGGAACTGACGATCGACGGCGAGAAGCGCGACGGCCTGGTCAAGATCCTGGCCGAGCCGAACGTGATGGCCGTCAGCGGCCAGGAAGCGAGCTTCCTCGCCGGCGGCAAGATCTTCATCCCGGTCGCCCAGTCGTCCGGCGGCGGCACGCCGACCATCACGCTCGAAGAGAAGGAATATGGTGTCGCCGTGAAGTTCACGCCGACCGTCCTGGCCGGTGGCCGCATCAACCTGCGCGTAGCGCCGGAAGTATCGGAACTGAACCGCGAAGGCATCGGCATCTCGGCGGGCGGCAGCGGCAACGCGAGCGCGATCCTGCCGTCGTTCACCACCCGCCGCGCGTCGACCACGGTGCAGCTGCTGGACGGCCAGAGCTTCGCCATCGGTGGCCTGATCCGCAATAACGTGACCAGCAATATCAAGCGCTTCCCCTTCCTGGGCGAAGTCCCGGTGCTGGGCACGCTGTTTCGCAGCAGCGACTTCCAGAACGACCGCACCGAGCTGGTGTTCATCGTGACGCCGCGCCTGGCCAAGCCGATGGAAGCCGTGCCGGCGCTGCCGACCGACCACTACGTGCAGCCGAGCCGCACCGAGTTCCTGCTCGGCGGCCAGCATGAAGGCAAGCGCGCGACTGCCACTTCGAAGGAATGA